One genomic window of Nicotiana sylvestris chromosome 10, ASM39365v2, whole genome shotgun sequence includes the following:
- the LOC138880181 gene encoding uncharacterized protein, which produces MVGERILLRVSPMKGVMRFGKKGKLSPMFIGPFKILRHVGEVAYELALPPSLAGVHPMFHVSKLRRYHGDPSHVLYFSSVQLDKGLSYVEELVAILDKQIRKLRSKNIALVKVQ; this is translated from the coding sequence atggttggagagcggatTCTGCTTCGGgtctcgcctatgaagggcgttatgaggttcgggaagaaagggaagttgagtccgatgtttattggcccttttaagatattgaggcatgttggggaggttgcttatgagctggccttacctcccagcttggcaggagttcatccgatgTTTCATGTTTCGAAGCTTCGGAGGTATCATGGCGACCCGTCGCACGTGTTGTATTTCAGTTCAGTTCAGTTGGACAAGggtctatcttatgttgaggagctagtggcaatattggacaagcagattagaaagctgaggtcaaagaacattgctttgGTAAAGGTTCagtag